One Phaseolus vulgaris cultivar G19833 chromosome 11, P. vulgaris v2.0, whole genome shotgun sequence genomic window carries:
- the LOC137838352 gene encoding uncharacterized protein gives MAGDLPLIVSKAVKDSNKKLQDENSVLKESNRLIRIEAKKLSWNLMMAEIDHPRLEDAMDAELRGAHNEASRLRQKLHLQAQEKIELESKLVPYRLKVANLEAAMKADATKVENLEKRSADREVLLGKVEKERDDTIDELAKAREEATKIAAELAQARDEGKKVAEDLARARKETEELKKQAQELEQSTAQVLTAGFDAALEQVACQYPELDLSMVSICNEVVDGKIVPSED, from the coding sequence atggcggggGATCTCCCCTTGATTGTATCGAAGGCCGTGAAGGACTCCAAcaagaagctccaagatgagaatTCCGTGCTGAAGGAGTCGAACCGCctgataaggattgaggcgaAAAAGCTTTCTTGGAACTTGATGATGGCGGAGATCGACCATCcaaggctggaggacgccatggaCGCTGAGCTAAGGGGCGCGCACAACGAGGCCTCCCGtctgcgccaaaaactgcacctccaagctcaagagaagatcgagttGGAGAGCAAACTAGTCccttacaggctcaaggtggccaacttggaggctgcaatgaaagcagatgcgaccaaggtggaaaaccttgaaaaaaggtcagcagatcgggaggttctcctcGGGAAGGTCgaaaaggagagggacgacaccatTGATGAGCTCGCCAAAGCTCGAGAGGAGGCCACGAAGatcgctgcagagctggcccaagctcgggacgaaggcaaaaaggttgctgaagaccttgctcGAGCTCGCAAGGAaactgaagagctgaagaaacaagcacaagagctcgagcaaagcaCTGCCCAAGTCCTCACCGCCGGCTTTGACGCCGCTCTGGAGCAAGTCGCATGCCAataccccgagctcgacctctccatggtatcgatctgcaacgaggtggtggatgggaagattgttccttctgaagattag